In a single window of the Deltaproteobacteria bacterium HGW-Deltaproteobacteria-6 genome:
- a CDS encoding aldehyde dehydrogenase, producing MDHYKLFIDGEFVEAASGEVFETIDPGTGAPFATVAKAGRADVEAAIAAARRSFDSGIWSNLSPAARADKIYDFADQVAQQALRLAVTESQDAGHVIKLSKFWGMLGSGMLRNLGYYASRDFPWQEEIPYSGNVFAPGREWIRREPIGVCVGIVPWNFPASMAFWKIGLAIIMGNSIVLKPATSTPLTALIIAEAAKAAGIPKGVINVLPGPGGSLGKFLCTHPDVDKIAITGSTEVGREIMKMASDSVKKVTLELGGKSANIILDDADIDLAVNGACFGTFFHQGQVCESGTRVLVPAKIYDEFVEKMKKRAEQIRVGYQLMPDSHMGPLANAAQLATVESYVKLGQEEGAMLLTGGKRVVMPGLEGGYYYAPTIFTDVKNSMRIAQEEIFGPVCCVIKYDSDEEAVAIANDSVYGLGGGVFSRSNARAVRVAEKIRTGTVWINNYHIFADFCPFGGYKQSGVGRELGAAGLAEYTQVKRIHVNSFPAVESNFTMSCLSDQIKLAFVQYNCPTNVISGHGTLSAIYKEMVNLGCKRAMIMTDPGVKQAGLAQKVQDALVEFCVGVFDDIAQDTDLEIVDAATAMARELKADCIVSVGGGSVIDTAKAVCVTLKNGGKCNDHIALNRLQGPQTPHIVIPTTSGTGSEVTNIAVIKSKQAGRKVFLADPRIIPNTAILDPQFTLTLPPGLTVTTAMDAMTHAVEALTSIMAQPICDGQALQAIRLIRENLPKVVANPKDETARNKLQIAATMAGWAFTIAQVGLAHGMAHTMGILYNVPHGAACGIVLPAVMRYNIDFAAEKLTMVAQAMGVNTAGMDDKAAAGAAADAIEKLMKETGHPLRLRDVKVPEDGLDMAAFHAICDTATLFNARPVSDPGEVAALYKQVY from the coding sequence ATGGATCATTACAAACTGTTTATTGACGGGGAATTTGTCGAAGCGGCCAGCGGAGAGGTCTTTGAAACGATTGATCCGGGAACAGGTGCTCCTTTTGCCACAGTGGCCAAGGCGGGCCGGGCGGATGTAGAGGCGGCGATTGCCGCGGCAAGAAGGTCTTTTGACAGCGGCATCTGGAGCAATCTCAGTCCCGCTGCCCGGGCGGACAAAATCTATGATTTTGCCGACCAGGTCGCCCAGCAGGCCCTGCGCCTGGCCGTAACGGAATCCCAGGATGCCGGGCACGTCATCAAACTCTCCAAGTTCTGGGGCATGCTCGGTTCCGGAATGCTCCGCAACCTGGGCTATTATGCCAGCCGTGATTTCCCCTGGCAGGAGGAGATTCCCTATTCCGGCAATGTCTTCGCCCCGGGCCGGGAGTGGATCCGCCGTGAACCCATCGGCGTCTGCGTGGGCATCGTCCCCTGGAATTTCCCCGCCAGCATGGCCTTCTGGAAGATCGGCCTCGCGATCATTATGGGCAACAGCATTGTCCTGAAACCGGCAACCTCCACGCCCCTCACGGCGCTGATCATCGCCGAGGCGGCCAAGGCAGCAGGCATTCCCAAGGGCGTCATCAACGTTCTCCCCGGTCCCGGCGGGTCGCTGGGCAAGTTCCTTTGCACGCATCCCGATGTTGACAAAATAGCCATTACGGGCAGCACGGAGGTCGGACGGGAAATTATGAAAATGGCGTCTGATTCGGTAAAGAAAGTCACTTTGGAGCTGGGTGGAAAGTCGGCTAACATCATCCTTGATGACGCCGATATCGATCTGGCGGTCAACGGCGCCTGCTTCGGCACCTTCTTCCATCAGGGACAGGTCTGCGAATCGGGAACCCGTGTGCTGGTCCCGGCAAAGATCTATGATGAGTTTGTCGAAAAGATGAAAAAGAGAGCGGAACAAATCCGGGTGGGCTACCAGTTGATGCCCGACAGCCACATGGGGCCGCTGGCCAATGCCGCGCAGTTGGCAACCGTGGAAAGCTACGTCAAACTGGGGCAGGAAGAAGGCGCCATGCTCCTGACCGGCGGGAAGCGTGTGGTGATGCCGGGTCTGGAAGGCGGATACTATTATGCCCCCACCATTTTTACCGATGTCAAGAATTCCATGCGCATCGCCCAGGAAGAAATCTTTGGACCGGTCTGCTGCGTCATCAAATACGACAGCGATGAAGAAGCAGTGGCCATTGCCAACGATTCCGTTTACGGTCTGGGAGGCGGCGTCTTCTCCCGCAGCAATGCCCGGGCCGTTCGGGTAGCCGAAAAGATCCGGACAGGGACGGTCTGGATCAACAACTATCATATCTTCGCTGATTTCTGTCCGTTCGGCGGCTACAAACAATCCGGTGTGGGAAGAGAACTGGGGGCGGCGGGGCTCGCCGAATACACCCAGGTCAAGCGCATTCATGTGAATTCATTCCCCGCAGTGGAGAGCAACTTTACCATGTCCTGCCTCTCCGACCAAATCAAGCTGGCCTTCGTCCAGTATAACTGTCCGACCAACGTCATCTCCGGTCACGGAACGCTTTCCGCCATCTACAAAGAGATGGTTAACCTTGGCTGCAAGCGGGCCATGATCATGACGGATCCGGGCGTCAAGCAGGCGGGGCTTGCTCAGAAGGTTCAGGATGCCCTGGTGGAATTCTGCGTGGGTGTTTTCGACGATATCGCCCAGGATACGGATCTGGAAATAGTGGATGCCGCAACAGCCATGGCGCGTGAACTCAAAGCGGATTGTATCGTCAGCGTCGGCGGCGGGAGTGTCATTGATACGGCCAAAGCGGTTTGTGTAACCCTGAAAAACGGCGGCAAGTGCAATGATCACATTGCTCTGAACCGCCTCCAGGGGCCGCAGACGCCGCATATCGTCATTCCCACCACCTCGGGAACAGGAAGTGAAGTAACAAACATCGCGGTCATCAAGAGCAAGCAGGCCGGAAGGAAGGTCTTCCTGGCCGATCCCCGGATTATCCCCAATACAGCGATCCTCGATCCCCAGTTCACACTGACTCTGCCTCCGGGACTGACGGTAACAACCGCCATGGACGCCATGACCCATGCCGTGGAAGCCCTGACGAGCATCATGGCCCAGCCCATCTGTGACGGACAAGCGCTTCAGGCCATCCGCCTGATCCGGGAGAATCTGCCAAAGGTTGTGGCCAACCCCAAAGACGAAACGGCCAGAAACAAGCTTCAGATTGCCGCCACCATGGCCGGCTGGGCATTCACCATTGCCCAGGTCGGGCTGGCTCACGGCATGGCCCATACCATGGGAATTCTCTATAATGTCCCTCACGGCGCGGCCTGCGGTATCGTCCTGCCCGCAGTCATGCGCTACAATATCGACTTCGCCGCCGAAAAGCTTACGATGGTCGCTCAGGCGATGGGGGTCAACACCGCCGGGATGGATGATAAAGCGGCAGCAGGTGCAGCGGCGGATGCCATTGAGAAGCTGATGAAAGAGACGGGCCACCCCCTGCGGCTGCGCGACGTCAAAGTGCCCGAAGACGGCCTGGACATGGCCGCCTTCCATGCCATCTGTGATACGGCAACCCTCTTCAACGCTCGACCCGTTTCAGACCCCGGTGAGGTAGCGGCACTGTATAAGCAGGTGTACTAA
- a CDS encoding NfeD family protein, translating to MLDWSFSPSLVWAVIGLLLLIAELATVSFILCFIGLGALIVAFTTWIGVTSSFSSQLIVFSASSLLLLLLLRKTAKKLFAGNADLPPDYAGQKVEVVKPIPAGSEGTIRYRGSDWIAFSDAPQTIPAGAFVQIEAIEGIRVKVKPIA from the coding sequence ATGCTTGATTGGTCTTTTTCACCCAGCCTGGTCTGGGCAGTAATTGGTCTGCTTCTTCTGATCGCAGAATTAGCGACGGTCAGTTTTATCCTGTGCTTTATCGGTCTTGGCGCGCTGATCGTTGCGTTCACCACCTGGATCGGCGTCACATCATCTTTCAGCAGCCAGTTGATTGTCTTTTCGGCATCATCGCTGCTGCTGCTCCTTCTGTTGCGCAAAACGGCAAAAAAACTCTTTGCAGGAAATGCCGACTTACCACCGGATTATGCGGGACAAAAGGTGGAAGTGGTCAAACCGATACCGGCAGGCAGCGAAGGAACCATTCGATACCGCGGCTCGGACTGGATTGCCTTTTCCGACGCGCCCCAGACCATTCCCGCAGGCGCTTTCGTCCAAATTGAAGCCATTGAAGGCATTCGCGTCAAGGTCAAACCTATTGCTTAA
- a CDS encoding MBL fold hydrolase, which translates to MKIKFLGAARTVTGSCFIIETDQARFAVDCGMHQGSDTIERRNLDTTPYDPARIDFFIITHAHIDHSGLLPRMVQHGFSGPIYATEPTGDLLNILLLDSAHIQEVEAAGKNKRYARTGMKTDAVPLYTVKDAEAVTPHIKTRKYDETFSPGPGISVRFQDAGHILGAAMVELFIEENGETSKLVFSGDIGRPRQLLMKDPCPVREADYLFMESTYGNRNHKGEQESLEELASAIRYSYKNGEKVVIPAFAVERTQEILYSLHLLLRDGKLPKDMPVYLDSPLAIKATEIFHHYHSYLDGETQILLKNGEDPLRLPNLKLSVTTEESVRINETREPAIVISASGMANAGRIKHHLRHNLWRSGASIVFVGFQAEGTPGRKIVDGAKKIRIFNEDIAVAAKVFTINGFSAHAGQDQLLDWLKGFQNKGMQVFLVHGESSAQDNLASLIREKFGFSVTIPDYLEEIRLKPGRPIEEIKPSVAAVAQINLSPLLADLKIKLDDVGGKMGKFQTLSSSQQAEIADLLKQATLNIDKIKDRS; encoded by the coding sequence ATGAAAATTAAATTTCTCGGAGCCGCAAGAACGGTCACCGGTTCATGCTTTATTATTGAAACGGATCAGGCGCGATTTGCCGTTGATTGCGGCATGCATCAAGGTTCCGACACGATTGAAAGACGCAACCTGGATACCACCCCTTATGATCCTGCGCGGATTGATTTTTTTATCATCACCCATGCGCATATTGACCATTCGGGACTGCTGCCCCGCATGGTGCAGCATGGATTTTCCGGGCCCATTTACGCCACTGAACCAACCGGTGATCTGCTCAACATACTGCTTCTGGACAGCGCGCACATTCAGGAAGTGGAAGCCGCCGGAAAAAACAAAAGATATGCCCGCACGGGAATGAAAACCGATGCAGTGCCACTTTACACAGTCAAAGACGCCGAAGCGGTAACCCCGCACATTAAAACCCGTAAATATGACGAAACATTCAGCCCAGGCCCCGGTATCAGCGTCCGATTTCAGGACGCCGGCCATATTCTGGGGGCAGCCATGGTGGAATTGTTCATTGAAGAAAACGGCGAAACCTCAAAACTGGTTTTCTCCGGCGATATCGGCCGTCCCCGACAACTTTTAATGAAAGATCCCTGTCCGGTGCGTGAGGCGGATTATCTGTTCATGGAATCAACCTATGGCAACCGCAACCATAAAGGCGAACAGGAAAGTCTTGAAGAACTCGCCTCCGCCATCCGCTACAGTTATAAAAATGGTGAAAAGGTAGTCATCCCCGCTTTTGCAGTGGAGAGAACACAGGAAATTCTTTACTCGCTTCATCTTCTCTTACGCGACGGCAAATTACCCAAGGACATGCCGGTCTATCTGGACAGCCCGCTGGCCATCAAGGCGACGGAAATTTTTCACCATTACCATTCCTATCTGGACGGGGAAACGCAAATCCTTTTGAAGAACGGTGAAGATCCACTGCGCCTGCCCAACCTGAAATTATCCGTCACAACCGAAGAGTCCGTCCGGATCAACGAAACACGGGAACCGGCCATTGTGATTTCCGCAAGCGGCATGGCCAATGCGGGAAGAATCAAACATCATTTGCGGCATAATTTGTGGCGATCCGGCGCCAGCATTGTGTTTGTCGGCTTCCAAGCGGAAGGCACCCCGGGCCGTAAAATTGTTGACGGCGCGAAGAAGATACGCATTTTCAATGAAGACATCGCCGTTGCGGCCAAAGTATTCACCATCAATGGTTTTTCCGCTCACGCTGGACAGGATCAGTTGCTGGATTGGCTTAAAGGGTTTCAAAACAAAGGGATGCAGGTCTTTCTGGTGCACGGTGAATCTTCCGCACAGGATAATCTGGCGTCCTTAATCCGGGAAAAATTCGGCTTTTCCGTAACCATACCGGATTATCTGGAAGAAATCCGGTTGAAACCAGGCAGACCAATCGAAGAAATCAAGCCGTCTGTCGCAGCAGTTGCCCAGATTAATCTGTCACCGCTTTTAGCCGACTTGAAAATAAAGCTCGACGATGTGGGTGGGAAAATGGGGAAATTTCAAACCCTGTCGTCCTCTCAACAAGCTGAGATTGCCGATTTGCTCAAACAGGCAACTTTGAATATTGATAAGATAAAAGACAGGTCTTAA
- a CDS encoding MFS transporter: MTSSSWRQKITGFFGLNKSIVALLLMVVLVGLGERMAERFLPIYLMALGGGAMTIGILGGLTNLVGALYSFPGGYLSDRLGHKKALLIFNLISLIGYAIVIIFPYWQAVIIGAFFFLAWSAISLPATMSLVSDVLPQDKRTMGVTLHSLVRRVPMALGPIFGGLLIGIYGEKSGVRLAFAGAFLLGIVSILLQQKMIADAPSKGRAEKRPSRLWRHMSPPLRNLLVSDILIRFAEQIPYAFVVVWCIKYNGVTATQFGLLTAVEMLTAVLIYIPVAWLADRSTKKPFVVITFFNFTLFPLIILFAQSFWMMVLAFIVRGLKEFGEPTRKALIMDLAPEGKKAGMFGLYYLSRDIIVSAAAFGGAFLWEISPQVNFLMAFACGLMGTIYFWIFGKDLGSAT; the protein is encoded by the coding sequence ATGACATCTTCGTCCTGGCGTCAGAAAATCACCGGTTTTTTCGGCCTGAACAAGAGCATTGTGGCGCTCTTGCTCATGGTAGTTCTTGTGGGCTTAGGGGAAAGAATGGCCGAACGTTTCCTGCCGATTTATCTCATGGCGTTGGGCGGCGGCGCTATGACCATCGGGATTCTCGGGGGCCTCACCAATCTGGTCGGTGCTTTATATTCTTTTCCAGGTGGTTACCTGAGCGACCGTCTGGGGCATAAAAAAGCCTTGCTGATCTTCAACCTGATCTCGCTTATCGGTTACGCCATTGTTATTATCTTTCCCTACTGGCAGGCGGTGATTATCGGCGCTTTCTTTTTTCTGGCCTGGTCGGCCATCTCACTTCCCGCCACCATGAGCCTGGTCTCTGATGTTTTGCCGCAGGACAAGCGGACGATGGGCGTTACGCTCCACTCTCTGGTCAGAAGAGTGCCGATGGCGCTGGGGCCGATTTTCGGCGGCCTGCTCATCGGCATTTACGGCGAAAAAAGCGGCGTAAGGCTGGCTTTTGCAGGGGCTTTTTTGCTGGGCATTGTCTCCATCCTTCTTCAGCAAAAAATGATCGCTGATGCGCCTTCAAAAGGAAGGGCGGAAAAACGGCCGTCGCGTCTCTGGCGGCATATGAGCCCGCCTCTGCGCAACCTGCTGGTTTCGGACATTCTCATTCGATTCGCCGAGCAGATTCCTTATGCGTTTGTTGTCGTCTGGTGTATCAAATACAATGGTGTTACCGCCACGCAGTTCGGACTGCTCACGGCCGTTGAGATGCTTACCGCCGTTTTAATCTATATTCCGGTTGCCTGGTTGGCTGACCGTTCTACAAAAAAACCGTTCGTTGTGATCACCTTTTTTAATTTTACCCTTTTTCCACTGATCATTTTATTTGCTCAAAGCTTCTGGATGATGGTGTTGGCTTTTATCGTCCGGGGATTGAAAGAATTCGGAGAGCCCACGCGCAAAGCATTGATTATGGATCTGGCGCCGGAGGGGAAAAAGGCGGGCATGTTCGGACTATATTATCTGAGCAGGGATATTATTGTCTCGGCGGCGGCTTTTGGGGGCGCATTTTTGTGGGAGATTTCCCCGCAGGTCAATTTTCTGATGGCTTTCGCCTGCGGGCTTATGGGTACGATTTACTTCTGGATTTTCGGCAAGGATTTAGGAAGCGCCACTTGA
- a CDS encoding acyl-CoA dehydrogenase — MGNLLVNTRDQQFAIFEQYGMDKIFASEEYGGYSKDDILMILNEAEKMAVNVIFPTLKDSDHEGCTYKNGVVNVPKCFHEAWKIYREAGWINPMDSPDVGGQGLPHMAGWACYEMMSAANYAFGMYGGLTHGAANMINTYGTDEQKQKYMMKMFAGEWGGTMCLTEPGAGSDVGALKTTAKRLPDGKFLITGTKIFISSGENDLVPNIIHPVLARIEGDPAGTKGISIFIVPKIRVNDDGSLGEPNDVKCGGIEHKMGIKGSATSTLNFGEDGQCIGELLGEERSGMKVMFMMMNEARLGIGMQGVCLGSAAFQHAVAYAKERIQSVPVWEMKNPAAKAVSIISHPDIRKKLMWMKSHVEGMRSMMIFIAYCMDMSKISKTEQEKADWEGYIELLTPIMKAYCTDKGFLICSMAMDVYGGYGYCSEYPVEQFTRDEKIATIYEGTNGIQALDLVGRKLGQRKGANVMNMAGLIGKGIAKAKAIPEFAKTAAYLEEASNALFDVTMFFANAGKAGDFLAPIYNACKFLEIMGDVAVGYFLLDAGCIAQEKLNAMYEAKGLTTIGKQKGLQREDPDAAFYAGKVASAKFFANENLTTVKARCQAIKDGDKSAIEMTDLGFTV; from the coding sequence ATGGGCAATTTATTGGTAAACACTCGCGATCAGCAGTTTGCAATTTTTGAGCAATACGGGATGGACAAAATTTTTGCGTCTGAAGAATACGGAGGGTATTCCAAAGATGATATTCTGATGATTTTGAATGAAGCCGAAAAGATGGCTGTCAACGTCATCTTCCCGACTCTCAAGGACAGCGATCACGAAGGTTGTACATATAAAAACGGTGTCGTCAACGTTCCCAAATGCTTCCATGAAGCGTGGAAGATATACAGAGAAGCCGGCTGGATCAACCCGATGGATTCTCCCGATGTCGGCGGTCAGGGGCTTCCCCACATGGCCGGCTGGGCCTGCTATGAAATGATGAGCGCCGCCAACTACGCTTTCGGTATGTACGGCGGACTGACCCACGGCGCCGCCAACATGATCAATACTTACGGCACCGATGAACAGAAACAGAAATACATGATGAAAATGTTTGCCGGCGAATGGGGAGGCACGATGTGCCTGACCGAACCGGGCGCAGGCTCTGACGTCGGCGCTTTAAAAACCACCGCCAAGCGTCTTCCCGATGGGAAATTCCTCATCACCGGCACCAAAATATTCATTTCTTCCGGTGAAAATGATCTGGTCCCCAACATCATTCATCCCGTTCTGGCCCGCATTGAAGGCGATCCGGCCGGCACCAAAGGCATCTCCATTTTTATCGTTCCTAAAATCCGCGTCAATGACGACGGATCCCTTGGCGAACCCAATGATGTAAAGTGCGGCGGTATCGAGCACAAAATGGGCATTAAAGGGTCGGCAACCTCCACGCTGAATTTCGGTGAAGACGGACAGTGCATCGGTGAACTGCTCGGTGAAGAACGCTCCGGCATGAAGGTCATGTTCATGATGATGAACGAAGCCCGTCTGGGTATCGGTATGCAGGGCGTCTGTCTGGGTTCGGCGGCATTCCAGCACGCGGTGGCTTATGCCAAAGAACGTATTCAGAGTGTTCCTGTCTGGGAAATGAAGAATCCGGCCGCCAAAGCCGTTTCCATCATCAGCCATCCTGATATCCGCAAAAAGCTGATGTGGATGAAATCCCATGTCGAAGGCATGCGCTCCATGATGATCTTTATCGCGTACTGCATGGATATGAGCAAGATTTCCAAAACGGAACAGGAGAAAGCGGACTGGGAAGGCTATATTGAACTTCTCACCCCGATCATGAAAGCCTATTGCACGGATAAAGGTTTCCTCATCTGTTCGATGGCGATGGACGTTTACGGCGGCTACGGCTACTGCTCCGAATATCCGGTGGAACAGTTCACCCGCGACGAAAAAATCGCCACCATTTATGAAGGCACCAACGGCATTCAGGCGCTTGACCTGGTAGGCCGCAAACTCGGCCAGCGCAAAGGCGCAAATGTCATGAATATGGCCGGATTGATCGGGAAGGGCATTGCCAAGGCCAAAGCCATTCCGGAATTTGCTAAAACCGCTGCTTATCTGGAAGAAGCTTCCAACGCACTGTTTGATGTGACCATGTTCTTCGCCAACGCCGGCAAAGCAGGCGATTTCCTGGCGCCTATTTACAACGCCTGCAAGTTCCTGGAAATCATGGGCGATGTGGCTGTCGGCTACTTCCTGCTCGACGCGGGCTGCATTGCTCAAGAAAAACTGAACGCCATGTATGAAGCAAAAGGCCTCACCACCATCGGCAAGCAGAAGGGTCTCCAGAGAGAAGATCCGGATGCGGCCTTCTATGCGGGCAAGGTTGCGTCGGCTAAATTCTTCGCCAACGAAAACCTGACCACCGTCAAAGCGCGCTGCCAGGCCATCAAAGACGGCGACAAGAGTGCCATTGAAATGACGGATCTGGGATTCACCGTCTAG
- a CDS encoding RNA methyltransferase yields the protein MAYDSGLAQRVREILEEEPGFDEKKMFGGLCFLLFGNMVCGIIKDDLIVRVGADKYKEMLKMPHARKFDLTGKALTGWVMVLAEALDDDDDLRDWLERSVSFVRSLPPK from the coding sequence ATGGCATACGATAGCGGTCTGGCGCAGAGAGTCCGGGAGATATTGGAGGAAGAGCCGGGATTTGACGAGAAGAAAATGTTCGGTGGATTGTGCTTTTTGCTTTTCGGCAACATGGTTTGCGGCATTATCAAGGATGACCTGATTGTCCGCGTCGGCGCAGACAAATACAAAGAGATGCTCAAGATGCCTCATGCCAGAAAGTTTGATCTGACCGGCAAAGCGCTGACCGGCTGGGTGATGGTTTTAGCCGAAGCCCTGGACGATGACGACGATCTCAGGGATTGGCTGGAAAGATCCGTATCTTTCGTACGGAGCCTGCCGCCGAAGTAA
- a CDS encoding CoA-binding protein has product MTAMNTDRLIKRVRAEGRLSMTEAESKKLLECYGVPVVKDRIVLNVNDAVSEARKMGFPVVAKGHGAKLTHKTERGLVKTNLKSAKEVREAFRAIRKSAGADWEGCLISLFIQGNREFVAGLFRDAQFGPVVMFGLGGVFTEALSDVTFRIAPVNEIQARAMPGEIKAVKLLENFRGEAPADREQLLRVLSGLSRLGMEHPEIKEVDINPLIIMPDGRVHAVDALVVLDDGETAPAARSYNEGAMRKRSAEIRSALDAMTHAKSVAVVGATRPEASGFSGMFGCMRNFGYQGRLYPVNPKLDEIDGLKAYPNLTSLPEPVDLVIISIPGPRVAEILKECIATGNKNIHIFSSGFKETGEEEGIRLQQEIETIAREGGLHVIGPNCMGFYVPKNRMLTWETASAESGPVSLISQSGGNAQDFSNYLTDHYKIHFSKSVSYGNALVLDSTDFLDYLARDEETEIITMYLEGVKDGQLLRDIVTKINRRKPVIIYKSGLTDSGARAVASHTGSLAGGEKIWKAFFRQTGATQVDSLEEMADVAQAFHRLGKIRGRKTAVLGFGGGIGVSVADSCARANLTLPALSEALTRKLRKLIPPAGAMIRNPIDAAIAFVNLPLMNEVLDLVAKSGEIDNFIISVPFDWLFNKAPGGAYIETIASYLATEGRKYIHGKPMVVVWRQYEPSGEIRKWIPVFENILMSAGIPVYEGLPKAVSALAKIAEYYEYQRDNK; this is encoded by the coding sequence ATGACAGCGATGAACACAGACAGACTGATCAAGCGGGTGAGAGCGGAAGGGCGGTTGTCCATGACCGAGGCGGAATCCAAAAAGCTGCTGGAGTGTTATGGTGTGCCGGTTGTTAAAGACAGGATTGTCCTCAATGTGAATGATGCCGTTTCGGAGGCCCGAAAAATGGGGTTTCCCGTGGTTGCGAAAGGCCACGGCGCAAAACTTACGCACAAAACCGAACGGGGGCTGGTGAAAACCAATCTTAAATCCGCTAAAGAGGTCCGCGAGGCTTTCCGCGCCATCAGAAAGTCCGCAGGTGCGGACTGGGAGGGCTGCCTGATTTCACTTTTTATTCAGGGCAACCGGGAATTCGTCGCCGGGCTGTTCCGCGATGCCCAGTTCGGGCCGGTGGTCATGTTTGGTCTGGGCGGTGTGTTCACGGAAGCCTTAAGTGATGTGACCTTTCGCATCGCCCCGGTAAATGAGATCCAGGCGCGGGCCATGCCAGGTGAGATAAAAGCCGTCAAGCTTCTGGAGAATTTCCGGGGTGAAGCGCCTGCGGACCGGGAGCAGTTGCTGCGGGTGCTTTCAGGGCTGTCCCGGCTGGGGATGGAGCATCCGGAAATAAAAGAAGTGGACATCAACCCCCTGATCATTATGCCGGATGGTCGCGTCCATGCCGTGGACGCTCTGGTTGTGCTTGATGACGGTGAGACTGCACCTGCCGCGAGAAGTTATAACGAAGGCGCGATGCGCAAGCGGTCCGCTGAAATTCGTTCAGCCCTCGATGCAATGACCCATGCAAAATCCGTTGCCGTGGTGGGCGCCACCCGTCCTGAGGCAAGTGGATTTTCCGGGATGTTTGGTTGCATGAGAAATTTCGGTTATCAGGGAAGGCTGTATCCCGTCAATCCGAAACTGGATGAAATCGACGGTTTAAAGGCGTATCCCAACCTGACATCGCTCCCGGAACCGGTTGACCTGGTCATTATCTCCATTCCCGGGCCGCGCGTTGCGGAGATTCTGAAAGAATGTATCGCCACCGGTAACAAGAATATTCATATTTTCAGTTCCGGCTTCAAGGAAACGGGTGAAGAGGAAGGCATCCGGCTGCAGCAGGAAATTGAAACGATTGCCCGCGAGGGCGGACTGCACGTGATCGGGCCGAATTGCATGGGCTTCTACGTTCCAAAAAACAGGATGCTGACCTGGGAAACCGCATCTGCGGAGAGCGGACCTGTTTCCCTGATCAGCCAGAGTGGTGGCAATGCCCAGGATTTTTCAAATTATCTGACCGATCATTATAAAATTCATTTCAGCAAGTCCGTCAGCTACGGCAATGCGCTGGTCCTGGACAGCACTGATTTCCTGGATTATCTCGCTCGTGATGAAGAAACTGAAATCATCACCATGTATCTCGAAGGTGTAAAAGACGGACAGCTTCTGCGCGATATCGTAACGAAAATCAACCGCCGGAAGCCCGTGATCATCTATAAGAGCGGTCTGACGGATTCGGGAGCCCGGGCGGTGGCTTCGCATACCGGTTCTCTGGCCGGCGGAGAGAAGATATGGAAGGCTTTTTTCCGGCAAACGGGCGCCACACAGGTAGACTCTCTGGAAGAAATGGCTGATGTTGCTCAGGCGTTTCATCGTCTGGGAAAAATCCGCGGGAGGAAAACGGCCGTCCTTGGCTTCGGCGGAGGCATCGGCGTCTCTGTCGCGGACAGTTGTGCCAGGGCAAACCTGACGCTTCCCGCTCTTTCCGAAGCCCTGACCCGCAAATTGAGAAAACTGATCCCACCCGCCGGGGCCATGATCCGCAATCCGATTGACGCGGCCATCGCCTTTGTCAATTTGCCTTTGATGAATGAAGTGCTCGATCTTGTTGCAAAAAGCGGCGAAATTGATAATTTCATCATTTCCGTTCCCTTTGACTGGCTGTTCAACAAGGCGCCGGGAGGCGCTTATATTGAGACCATTGCCTCTTACCTGGCAACTGAAGGGAGAAAATATATTCATGGAAAGCCTATGGTTGTGGTCTGGCGTCAATATGAACCTTCCGGTGAAATCAGGAAATGGATTCCCGTCTTCGAAAACATTTTGATGTCGGCCGGTATTCCGGTTTACGAAGGCCTTCCCAAGGCGGTCTCTGCGCTGGCTAAAATAGCAGAATATTATGAATATCAGCGTGATAACAAATAG